The following are encoded together in the Phaseolus vulgaris cultivar G19833 chromosome 9, P. vulgaris v2.0, whole genome shotgun sequence genome:
- the LOC137823131 gene encoding cullin-1-like, with amino-acid sequence MSMSERKTIDLDQGWDFMQKGIMKLKNILEGLPEPQFSSEDYMMLYTTIYNMCTQKPPHDYSQQLYDKYRESFEEYIVSTVLPSLREKHDEFMLRELVKRWANHKIMVRWLSRFFHYLDRYFIARRSLPPLHEVGLTCFRDLVYKELNGKVRDAVISLIDQEREGEQIDRALLKNVLDIFVEIGMGQMDHYEIDFEAAMLKDTSAYYSRKASNWILEDSCPDYMLKAEECLKREKDRVAHYLHSSSEPKLLEKVQHELLSVYANQLLEKEHSGCHALLRDDKVEDLSRMFRLFSKIPRGLDPVSSIFKQHVTAEGMALVKLAEDAVSTKKAEKKDIVGLQEQVFVRKVIELHDKYLAYVNDCFQNHTLFHKALKEAFEIFCNKGVAGSSSAELLATFCDNILKKGGSEKLSDEAIEETLEKVVKLLAYISDKDLFAEFYRKKLARRLLFDKSANDDHERSILTKLKQQCGGQFTSKMEGMVTDLTLAKENQTSFEEYLSNNPNADPGIDLTVTVLTTGFWPSYKSFDLNLPAEMVRCVEVFKEFYQTKTKHRKLTWIYSLGTCNINGKFDPKTVELIVTTYQASALLLFNSSDRLSYSEIMTQLNLSDDDVIRLLHSLSCAKYKILNKEPNTKTISSTDYFEFNSKFTDKMRRIKIPLPPVDEKKKVIEDVDKDRRYAIDASIVRIMKSRKVLNYQQLVMECVEQLGRMFKPDVKAIKKRIEDLISRDYLERDKDNANLFRYLA; translated from the exons ATGTCCATGAGTGAGCGCAAGACCATTGACCTGGACCAAGGATGGGATTTTATGCAGAAGGGCATTATGAAGCTCAAGAATATTCTAGAAGGGCTGCCTGAGCCTCAGTTCAGCTCGGAGGACTATATGATGCTATACAC GACCATATACAATATGTGCACTCAGAAGCCACCTCATGACTATTCCCAACAGCTCTATGACAAGTACAGGGAGTCTTTTGAAGAGTACATCGTATCTACG GTATTACCTTCTTTGAGAGAGAAGCATGATGAATTTATGTTAAGAGAACTTGTGAAACGGTGGGCAAACCATAAAATTATGGTTAGGTGGCTTTCTCGTTTCTTTCACTATTTGGACCGGTATTTTATTGCTCGGAGGTCACTTCCGCCGCTTCATGAAGTGGGGTTGACATGCTTCCGTGATTTG GTTTACAAGGAACTAAACGGGAAAGTCAGAGATGCAGTGATTTCCCTT ATTGATCAAGAGCGGGAAGGAGAGCAGATTGATCGAGCTCTGTTGAAAAATGTATTAGATATATTCGTTGAAATTGGAATGGGGCAAATGGATCATTATGAGATTGATTTTGAAGCTGCTATGCTCAAAGACACTTCTGCTTATTATTCTCGGAAGGCTTCAAACTGGATCCTTGAAGATTCTTGTCCTGATTATATGCTGAAG GCCGAGGAATGCTTAAAACGGGAGAAAGATAGGGTTGCCCATTATTTGCATTCTAGTAGTGAACCAAAGTTATTAGAG AAAGTTCAACATGAACTGTTATCTGTATATGCAAACCAACTCCTTGAAAAAGAGCATTCTGGATGTCATGCGTTACTTAGAGATGACAAG GTTGAAGATTTGTCAAGGATGTTCAGGCTCTTTTCTAAAATTCCCCGAGGCTTGGATCCTGTTTCCAGTATATTTAAGCAG CATGTCACGGCTGAAGGCATGGCATTAGTGAAGTTGGCTGAAGATGCAGTGAGTACCAAAAag GCGGAGAAAAAGGATATTGTTGGTTTACAAGAGCAG GTTTTTGTTCGGAAGGTGATTGAGCTGCATGACAAGTACCTGGCATATGTGAATGATTGTTTCCAAAATCATACTCTTTTCCACAAG GCTCTTAAGGAGGCTTTTGAGATCTTTTGCAACAAGGGTGTTGCTGGAAGCTCAAGTGCGGAACTGCTTGCCACATTTTGTGACAATATTCTTAAGAAAGGAGGAAGCGAAAAATTGAGTGATGAAGCAATTGAAGAAACTCTTGAAAAG GTAGTCAAGTTGCTTGCCTATATCAGCGACAAAGATTTGTTTGCTGAATTTTATAG GAAGAAACTAGCTCGAAGGCTCCTGTTTGACAAGAGTGCCAATGATGACCATGAGAGAAGCATTTTAACAAAGCTAAAGCAACAATGTGGTGGTCAATTTACGTCGAAGATGGAAGGAATG GTTACAGATTTGACACTTGCAAAGGAGAACCAAACAAGCTTTGAGGAGTATTTAAGCAATAATCCTAATGCCGACCCTGGAATAGACTTGACAGTTACAGTTCTGACTACTGGCTTCTGGCCTAGTTACAAATCTTTTGACCTCAATCTTCCAGCAGAAATG GTTAGATGCGTTGAAGTTTTCAAGGAATTTTATCAAACAAAAACTAAGCACAGAAAACTTACATGGATTTATTCCTTGGGAACCTGCAACATAAATGGGAAGTTTGATCCAAAAACTGTGGAGCTGATTGTAACAACTTACCAG GCTTCAGCATTGCTTCTATTTAATTCCTCGGACAGATTGAGTTATTCAGAGATAATGACTCAGTTAAATTTATCTGATGATGATGTTATTAGACTGCTCCACTCCTTGTCATGTGCCAAATACAAGATTCTTAACAAGGAACCAAACACAAAAACAATATCTTCTACagattattttgaatttaattcgAAATTTACGGACAAAATGAGGAGGATCAAG ATTCCTCTTCCTCCCGTTGATGAGAAGAAAAAAGTAATTGAGGATGTTGACAAAGACAGAAGATATGCTATTGATGCCTCAATCGTGCGTATCATGAAGAGTCGGAAAGTTTTAAATTACCAACAGTTAGTAATGGAGTGTGTTGAGCAGTTAGGTCGCATGTTTAAG CCTGATGTGAAGGCAATTAAGAAGCGGATTGAAGATTTGATTTCTCGAGACTACTTGGAAAGAGACAAAGATAACGCAAATCTGTTCAGGTATTTGGCGTAA
- the LOC137823132 gene encoding nuclear transcription factor Y subunit B-5-like — MEDSYGGSSSKDKNCSIKEQDRLLPIANVGRLMKQILPQNAKISKEAKETMQECVSEFISFVTSEASEKCRKERRKTVNGDDICWALSTLGFDDYAAPMRRYLHRYREVEVDQNNKAIHHERGINSSQDKDEL, encoded by the coding sequence ATGGAAGATAGCTATGGAGGCAGTTCCTCCAAGGACAAGAACTGCAGCATCAAGGAACAAGACCGGTTGCTGCCAATAGCCAATGTTGGTCGGCTCATGAAGCAGATTTTGCCACAGAATGCAAAAATCTCCAAGGAAGCAAAAGAGACAATGCAAGAATGTGTGTCGGAGTTCATAAGCTTTGTGACAAGTGAAGCTTCGGAGAAGTGCAGAAAGGAGAGGAGAAAGACAGTGAATGGTGATGACATTTGCTGGGCATTGTCTACACTAGGATTTGATGACTATGCTGCACCAATGAGAAGGTACTTGCATAGATATAGAGAGGTTGAGGTAGACCAAAATAATAAGGCTATTCATCATGAAAGAGGGATCAATAGTTCTCAAGACAAGGATGAACTGTAA